Proteins from a single region of Trichomycterus rosablanca isolate fTriRos1 chromosome 16, fTriRos1.hap1, whole genome shotgun sequence:
- the pgk1 gene encoding phosphoglycerate kinase 1, whose product MSLSNKLTLDKVDVKGKRVVMRVDFNVPMKDKAITNSQRIKAALPSIQHCLNNGAKSVVLMSHLGRPDGVPMPNKYSLEAVAAELKNLLGKDIKFLKDCVGSEVESACADPPAGSIILLENLRFHVAEEGKGKDASGNKTKASKEEINTFRASLSKLGDVYVNDAFGTAHRAHSSMVGVDLPQKAAGFLMKKELDYFAMALEKPQRPFLAILGGAKVKDKIQLINNMLDKVNEMIIGGGMAFTFLKVLKNMEIGNSLFDEEGSKIVKDLMAKAEKNGVKITLPVDFVTADKFDEKAATGKATVAEGIPAGWMGLDCGSESSKIYAEAVGRAKQIVWNGPVGVFEWDNFANGTKSLMDKVVEVTKNGCITIIGGGDTATCCAKWNTEDKVSHVSTGGGASLELLEGKVLPGVDALSNV is encoded by the exons ATGTCTCTGTCCAACAAACTCACCCTCGACAAGGTGGATGTGAAAGGAAAGCGAGTCGTTATGAG GGTCGACTTCAACGTGCCCATGAAGGACAAAGCAATCACAAACAGCCAGAG AATTAAGGCTGCACTCCCATCCATCCAGCACTGCTTAAACAATGGTGCAAAATCAGTGGTGCTGATGAGCCACCTGGGCCGACCCGATGGTGTTCCCATGCCTAATAAGTACTCTCTGGAGGCTGTCGCTGCAGAACTCAAGAACCTACTGGGCAA AGACATTAAGTTTTTGAAAGACTGTGTCGGTTCAGAAGTGGAAAGTGCCTGTGCCGATCCTCCCGCAGGCTCTATTATTCTTCTGGAGAACCTCCGCTTCCATGTGGCTGAAGAGGGCAAGGGCAAAGATGCTTCAGGCAACAAG ACTAAAGCATCTAAGGAAGAGATTAACACTTTCAGGGCCTCCCTGTCCAAGCTGGGTGACGTTTATGTTAATGATGCCTTTGGAACAGCACACAGAGCTCACAG CTCCATGGTTGGAGTCGATCTGCCTCAGAAAGCTGCAGGATTCCTGATGAAGAAGGAGCTGGACTACTTTGCCATGGCCTTGGAGAAGCCACAAAGACCTTTCCTGGCCATCCTCGGAGG GGCGAAAGTCAAAGATAAGATCCAGCTGATCAACAACATGCTGGATAAAGTAAATGAGATGATTATTGGAGGCGGCATGGCGTTCACCTTCCTCAAGGTCCTCAAGAACATGGAG ATCGGCAACTCCCTGTTTGACGAGGAGGGATCTAAAATTGTCAAAGATCTGATGGCTAAAGCAGAGAAGAATGGCGTCAAGATCACCCTTCCAGTTGACTTTGTCACCGCAGATAAGTTTGACGAAAAGGCCGCCACTGGAAAGGCTACGGTGGCTGAAGGCATTCCAGCAGGCTGGATG GGTCTGGACTGTGGGTCTGAGAGCTCCAAGATCTACGCAGAGGCAGTAGGGAGGGCTAAGCAGATTGTGTGGAACGGACCTGTCGGTGTGTTTGAGTGGGATAACTTTGCCAATGGAACCAAGAGTCTGATGGACAAAGTTGTGGAGGTGACCAAAAACGGCTGCATCACCATCAtcg GTGGTGGGGACACAGCTACCTGCTGCGCCAAGTGGAACACTGAAGACAAGGTGAGCCACGTGAGTACAGGAGGTGGAGCCAGTCTGGAGCTTCTGGAGG GGAAAGTGTTGCCTGGTGTTGATGCCCTCAGCAATGTCTAA